The Streptomyces cyanogenus DNA segment GTTGGTCCGGCCCTCCGCCATCAGCCCGAGCACCTCGCGCTCCCGGGGGGTCAGCCCCGTCAGCACGTCCTGCTTGCGGCTGCGGCCGAGCAACTGCGCGACCACCTCCGGGTCCAGCGCCGTACCGCCCTCGGCGACCCGCACCACCGCGTCCACGAACTCCCGTACGTCCGCGACCCGGTCCTTGAGCAGATAGCCGACGCCCCGGCTGGATCCGGCCAGCAGCTCGGTGGCGTAACGCTCCTCCACGTACTGCGACAGCACCAGCACCCCGAGCCCCGGGTGCAGCCGGCGCAGCAGTACGGCCGCCCGGACCCCCTCGTCGGTGTGCGTCGGCGGCATCCGCACGTCCGCCACCACCACGTCGGGCAGCTCGTCCTGATCGGCCAGCTCGGAGATGGTCTTCACCAGCGCGTCCGCGTCGCCGACGCCAGCCACGACCTCGTGCCCCCGGTCGGTCAGCAGCCGGGTCAGGCCCTCCCTGAGCAGCACCGAATCCTCGGCGATGACCACCCGCACCCTGTCCTCCACGATCTCCTGGCCCCCCACAGCCCCGCCCCCCCCGTGTCCCTGCGGCGGCATCCGTCCGTGCCGTCGCGCGGAGGACCAGCATTCCAGGATTCGTGCCGGACCGCCGCCGTACCGGGGCAGAGCGCCGGGTGTCCTCAGCCGCGCCAGGGCAGTTCCGCGATCACCCGGGTGGGGCCGCCCGCCGGGGAGTCCACCAGCAGGACGCCGTCCACCGCGTCCAGGCGCGCGGTGAGCCCGGCCAGCCCGGAGCCCCGGGAGGCGTCGGCGCCGCCCACGCCGTCGTCGGTCACCTGGAGCATCAGCCGGTCCGCGGTCCGCCACACGTCGACGGCGGCCGTCCGGGCCCCGCTGTGCTTGCTGATGTTCTGGAGCAGTTCGGAGACGGTGAAGTAGGCGATGCCCTCGATGGCCTCCGCGGGCCGGGCCGGCAGGTCCACGGTCACCTTCACCGGCACCGTGCAGCGGGAGGCGACGGCCGACAGGGCCGCGTCCAGGCCGCGGTCGGTCAGTACGGCCGGGTGGATGCCGCGGGCGAGGTCGCGCAGCTC contains these protein-coding regions:
- a CDS encoding response regulator transcription factor, which encodes MEDRVRVVIAEDSVLLREGLTRLLTDRGHEVVAGVGDADALVKTISELADQDELPDVVVADVRMPPTHTDEGVRAAVLLRRLHPGLGVLVLSQYVEERYATELLAGSSRGVGYLLKDRVADVREFVDAVVRVAEGGTALDPEVVAQLLGRSRKQDVLTGLTPREREVLGLMAEGRTNSAIARQLVVSDGAVEKHVSNIFLKLGLAPSDGDHRRVLAVLTYLNS